From the genome of Diorhabda sublineata isolate icDioSubl1.1 chromosome Y, icDioSubl1.1, whole genome shotgun sequence, one region includes:
- the LOC130451972 gene encoding craniofacial development protein 2-like → MSSQLPEDMIDESLENCWTTAHSKWTFLKLVLTNRRYKRRIFWAACFNRTITLASETGRSIDDDTARKRKKRVWKENIVRLGSWNNTSWSNKDYEVVVEIEKNKIDFCAFSETKKKGNGSQRYQNYILLYSGVDKNLRARGGVGLLVNKKFEKDIKEVQYISHSIIQITVELADECTHLLSIYAPDVSKPKEEREAFFDALQAIPSIDKVFIMGDFNSRIGNTVIPGIMHSFNEGAVNDNGDILIDVCALNELRINNTYFDHKEQQEYTFANRKSQKSTIDFIITNRKVHPSQILDVRVLTSAPNTV, encoded by the exons ATGAGCAGTCAACTCCCTGAAGACATGATCGATGAATCATTGGAAAACTGCTGGACTACTGCACATTCCAAATGGACATTCCTTAAACTCGTACTGACCAATCGGCGTTacaaaagaagaatattttgggctGCTTGCTTCAACAG AACTATCACGTTAGCCTCGGAAACTGGACGGAGCATTGACGACGACACGGCACGAAAACGGAAAAAACGAGTATGGAAAGAAAACATAGTAAGACTCGGAAGTTGGAACAATACATCATGGAGCAACAAAGACTATGAGGTGGTcgtagaaatagagaaaaacaaaatagatttctgCGCATTTTCAGAGACCAAGAAGAAAGGCAATGGCAGTCAAAGGTACCAAAACTACATACTGCTTTATAGTGGAGTCGACAAGAACTTGCGAGCACGGGGAGGAGTAGGGTtactagtgaataaaaaatttgaaaaagatattaaggAAGTACAGTATATAAGTCATAGCATCATACAGATAACAGTAGAGCTGGCCGACGAATGTACACACCTACTAAGTATATATGCACCTGATGTAAGCAAACCGAAAGAAGAAAGGGAAGCTTTTTTTGATGCCTTGCAAGCTATACCCAGTATAGACAAAGTGTTTATTATGGGCGACTTCAACTCAAGAATTGGGAACACAGTTATCCCAGGAATCATGCATAGTTTCAACGAAGGAGCAGTGAATGATAACGGAGATATATTGATAGATGTATGCGCCCTCAACGAATTACGTAtcaacaacacatattttgatcATAAGGAACAACAAGAGTACACATTCGCTAACAGGAAAAgccaaaaatcaactattgaCTTCATAATTACAAACAGGAAAGTCCACCCCTCCCAGATACTTGACGTACGGGTATTAACATCGGCACCCAACACGGTTTAG